AAAGCCGGTTCTTTTATGGCGAACTACACTTACGGTGTATCGCTCTTGATCGCCAACATCGCGATTGCGATTTCGGCCGTCGGTTACGCGCAGGAATTTATGGAAGTTGAATTGTCCTCCGTAGCGGTCGGCATGTGGACGATCGCAACACTTTGGTTGGCGACAGTCATGAACTTCGGCGGCGCGAAATACACCGGCCGAGTTTCTTCGGTTACCGTTTGGGGCGTTATTATCCCGGTACTCGGCATTTCCGTTATCGGTTGGTTCTGGTTCAACCCGTCGACCTATACGGAAGCTTGGAACCCGCACAACTTGCAATTCTTTGATGGTTTAACACAGTCGATCGCGATGACATTGTGGGCCTTCCTCGGCATGGAATCGGCAAGCGCCAACTCCGAAGCCGTTGAAAACCCGGAAAAGAACGTGCCGATCGCTTGCTTAGGCGGTACGTTGGGCGCAGCTATCATTTACATCTTGTCCACCAACGTTATGGCCGGTATCGTTCCGAACGCAGAACTCGCGATGTCTTCGGCGCCGTTCGGCTTGGCATTCGCGACGATGTTCACCCCGACAGTAGGTAAAATCGTCATGGGTCTCATGGTAATGTCTTGTTTCGGTTCGCTCTTGGGTTGGCAGTTCACGATCGCTCAGGTATTCAAAACCTCGTCGGACGAAGGCTACTTCCCGAAACTGTTCAGCAAAGTTACTTCCTATGGCGCACCGATCGTCGGCATGATCACGATCACCGTCATTCAGTCGCTCCTGTCGTTAATGACGATCAGCGACGCGCTGTATGAACAGTTTGAAACGCTGGTTAACTTGGCGGTTGTTACGAACATCATCCCGTACCTGCTCTCGATGGCGGCTCTGGTCGTTATTCAGAAAGCGGCGGGTCATTACAGCGGTGCGACCACCTTCATCGCGCTCCTTGGTTCGTTGTACAGCTTCTATGCGCTGTATTCTTCGGGCTTCGACTCGATGACTTACGGTTCGCTCGTTACCTTCTTCGGTTGGACGCTCTACGGTTTCGTTTCGGAACGGTTCGACCTGATGGATTCCATTTACTGGAACCGTGAAGAAGATAAACGCACGGGTCGTGTCGATGAAGAAGCGCAAAAACTCTACGCGGCGCATCAAGCCAAATTGGATAGTGAAGCGCATGTATCGCATGAATATGATCCGGCGATGAAAAGCGAAACTAAATAATGAATAAAGAAAAGAAGTCGCGCGAGCGGCTTCTTTTTTATTGTGTAAAACTTTTGTTTTCCCGGCGTCGCAAAATAAAAAATTATCGACAGTATGGATTCCCGACCGTGTGAAAAGCCGAGCTCGCTCCCGATGTCTTCCGCATTGTTTTAGCTGAGAATTTGTTATAATAAAAACAAAGAGGGAGATCATGCGAGAAGAACGTCAAAATCGTCTCATCAAAAAACGCAATATCGTTTTGATCGGCTCCATGGGCACGGGGAAAAGCCATGTCGGTCGGATGCTGGCGCGGGAGTTGGGCTGGCAGTTCATCGACACGGATCGCTTTTTGGAGCGTGAACGCGGCATGTCGCTGGCGGAACTCGGCGCGACACTCGGCGCGGACGCGTTGCGACAGGCGGAAGCCGAGGTCATTGAGCGCGTGCGCCGCTACCATCATGCGATCATCGCGGTCGGCGGCAACTTCGTGTTGGAAGAGGGCATGTTTGAACGTCTGCGCGAATATGGCGTAGTTGTTTTGTTGTACGCGAAAACATTTCGCATCATTGAGCGCGTAGCTCGCAAGCAGGGCAAACGCCCGACCATTGATTACGATAATTTGGCCGGTTGCGTCGCCGACTTGAATCGCGCCTGGTACGGTTGGCACGAACGCGCCGACTGCTCGGTGAATACCACGTATCGGACACCGACGCGCTTGGCGTATGCGATCCGTCGCTACCTGCATCGGGCGCCGTTTCGTTTCCTGACGCGACGCGGCGAAGAGCGACATAAAACGCGACGAAAGGGGTATAGTTATGGTAAGAAAAGTAGCCGTTTTGACCAGTGGCGGCGACGCGCCCGGCATGAACGCCGCGCTTCGAGCGGTCGTACGGGCGGCGATTTATAGAGATTGGAACGTCGTCGGCATTCGGCGCGGCTATGCGGGGCTGTTGGAAGAGGATTACCTGCCGTTATTTCGTCGTTCCGTCGGCGGCATCATTCACCGCGGCGGCACGATGCTGCGCACCGCGCGCAGTCCCGAATTTAAAGAACCGATCCGCCAAAAACAGGCGCTTGATTTTTTGGAACGCATCAACGTCGACGGCCTGATCGTGATCGGTGGCGACGGCTCGTTACAGGGCGCCGCGTCATTATCGGCGCAGGGCTTGCCGACCGTGACCATACCCGCGACCATTGATAACGACATGGCGGGAACGGAAGACACCATCGGTTTCGATACCGCCGTCAATACGATCGTGCATGCGGTGAACGCCATTCGCGACACCGCTTTTTCGCATGAACGGATCGCCGTCATTGAGGTCATGGGACGTTCCCGTGGCCATTTGGCATTGACGGCCGCGGCGGCGTGCGGCGCGGAAGCGGTACTCGTGCCGGAACTTCCCGTCAGCATG
This window of the Negativicoccus succinicivorans genome carries:
- the potE gene encoding putrescine-ornithine antiporter codes for the protein MADSSQNKMSVVQLTILTAVNMMGSGIIMLPTKLAQVGTMSILSWVVTAVGSMCLAYAFAKCGMYTRRGGGMGGYAEYTFGKAGSFMANYTYGVSLLIANIAIAISAVGYAQEFMEVELSSVAVGMWTIATLWLATVMNFGGAKYTGRVSSVTVWGVIIPVLGISVIGWFWFNPSTYTEAWNPHNLQFFDGLTQSIAMTLWAFLGMESASANSEAVENPEKNVPIACLGGTLGAAIIYILSTNVMAGIVPNAELAMSSAPFGLAFATMFTPTVGKIVMGLMVMSCFGSLLGWQFTIAQVFKTSSDEGYFPKLFSKVTSYGAPIVGMITITVIQSLLSLMTISDALYEQFETLVNLAVVTNIIPYLLSMAALVVIQKAAGHYSGATTFIALLGSLYSFYALYSSGFDSMTYGSLVTFFGWTLYGFVSERFDLMDSIYWNREEDKRTGRVDEEAQKLYAAHQAKLDSEAHVSHEYDPAMKSETK
- a CDS encoding shikimate kinase, with protein sequence MREERQNRLIKKRNIVLIGSMGTGKSHVGRMLARELGWQFIDTDRFLERERGMSLAELGATLGADALRQAEAEVIERVRRYHHAIIAVGGNFVLEEGMFERLREYGVVVLLYAKTFRIIERVARKQGKRPTIDYDNLAGCVADLNRAWYGWHERADCSVNTTYRTPTRLAYAIRRYLHRAPFRFLTRRGEERHKTRRKGYSYGKKSSRFDQWRRRARHERRASSGRTGGDL
- a CDS encoding ATP-dependent 6-phosphofructokinase, with the translated sequence MVRKVAVLTSGGDAPGMNAALRAVVRAAIYRDWNVVGIRRGYAGLLEEDYLPLFRRSVGGIIHRGGTMLRTARSPEFKEPIRQKQALDFLERINVDGLIVIGGDGSLQGAASLSAQGLPTVTIPATIDNDMAGTEDTIGFDTAVNTIVHAVNAIRDTAFSHERIAVIEVMGRSRGHLALTAAAACGAEAVLVPELPVSMDALVERLQTCRYNGKHDGIVIVAEGAAKGADVSQAISERTAFEPSVTVLGYIQRGGAPSAHDSILASRLGAAAVTALEGNDTAHLIASRAQNIVAVPYAELSQTKRELDMELYQLVHELSM